The Synechocystis sp. PCC 7509 genome includes a window with the following:
- a CDS encoding type IV pilin-like G/H family protein produces the protein MKLHFKAKYLQYLNNNLTQGFTLIELLVVIIIIAALAAIALPSYLNQTVKARQAEAKNTIGAINSSQTAFRVANPSFANSIAQLAVGLPDDTVNYTYQVTSTSDFSQTTAQAKNPALKGYSGALESYADTYQHPLITSVLCEAALPGISLPSVPAPGAPPDCATVGMVTVGR, from the coding sequence ATGAAACTACACTTTAAAGCAAAATATCTGCAATATCTAAATAATAATTTGACTCAAGGTTTTACTTTAATTGAACTTCTAGTTGTGATTATTATTATTGCTGCACTGGCGGCTATTGCGTTACCTAGCTACCTCAATCAAACAGTTAAAGCCAGACAAGCTGAAGCTAAAAACACCATTGGTGCTATAAATTCTTCCCAGACAGCTTTTAGAGTTGCCAACCCTAGCTTTGCTAATAGTATTGCTCAATTAGCAGTGGGATTGCCAGACGATACAGTCAACTACACTTATCAAGTTACCAGCACATCAGATTTTAGCCAAACTACTGCTCAAGCAAAAAATCCTGCTCTCAAAGGTTATTCTGGAGCTTTAGAAAGTTATGCTGACACTTACCAACACCCACTAATCACAAGCGTTCTTTGTGAAGCTGCCCTCCCTGGAATATCGCTACCTAGTGTACCTGCTCCTGGCGCACCTCCCGACTGTGCAACGGTGGGGATGGT
- a CDS encoding type II toxin-antitoxin system VapC family toxin → MNLYVLDTDHLSLYGRNHPQIIALMRANSEPLATTAINVEEQLRGRLAQVAEAKAKNRPSIDERVPAISRNGNAII, encoded by the coding sequence ATGAATCTCTATGTTTTGGATACAGACCATTTGAGTTTGTATGGACGCAATCACCCACAAATTATTGCGCTCATGCGGGCAAATTCGGAACCCTTAGCGACGACGGCAATTAATGTCGAAGAACAACTGCGAGGACGTTTAGCACAGGTTGCAGAAGCTAAAGCAAAAAACAGACCAAGCATTGACGAACGCGTACCAGCGATTAGTAGAAACGGTAATGCTATTATCTGA
- a CDS encoding type IV pilin-like G/H family protein, translating into MLFEVGKLLVTGNESHTPPNGHTQMKTELQAKYIQFLNNKKNKDGNKGFTLIELLVVIIIIGILAAIALPNFLSQTAKAKQSEAKNTISSVNSAQTAYRQDKAVFAGGTNGMAALALGLPTTTANYSYTFGAAASDLVAITAAKTDAALKAYTGGSARYTDATVSESIINSVICESKTTTVDATTPTGGTTVKATCNTANAVELGQP; encoded by the coding sequence ATGTTGTTTGAGGTGGGTAAGTTATTAGTAACAGGGAACGAAAGCCACACACCACCCAACGGACACACTCAAATGAAAACTGAACTACAAGCCAAGTACATCCAATTTCTTAACAACAAAAAGAACAAAGACGGCAACAAAGGTTTCACCTTAATCGAATTATTAGTTGTAATTATCATTATCGGTATTTTAGCTGCGATCGCTCTACCTAACTTCCTTAGCCAAACTGCTAAAGCCAAGCAATCTGAAGCCAAGAACACTATCAGTTCTGTTAACTCTGCTCAAACTGCTTACCGCCAAGACAAGGCTGTATTTGCTGGTGGTACTAACGGCATGGCAGCATTGGCTCTTGGTTTGCCTACAACCACTGCTAACTACTCTTACACCTTTGGTGCTGCCGCCTCAGACCTCGTTGCAATTACCGCTGCAAAAACTGATGCTGCTCTTAAAGCTTATACAGGTGGAAGTGCAAGATATACGGATGCCACAGTAAGCGAGAGCATCATTAATAGCGTTATATGTGAGTCCAAAACAACAACTGTTGATGCTACTACTCCTACAGGTGGTACTACAGTCAAAGCTACTTGCAATACGGCTAACGCAGTTGAACTTGGTCAACCATAA